The genomic region GATTCTTTAATCTGGATTACCGATGCTGTACTTGGGTTACAGAGTTCAGGTACTACAACTGAGACAGCAAAATATCACAACCAGGTTCTTCATGGTTCTTTGGTTAGGTTGACTGGACCTCAGTACCGGCCCTCTTGCAAGGAGTTGCTGGTACTTGAACAACAGAATCTAAAGCCATAATTTTCTACAACTACAACCAGATGCACAAAAAGTTGTCTTCTGTCAGTAAAAAGACCTGGTTCCACAAACATCCCTGGTTATGAAAACCAGACTACTACTGCGGTGACAGTTACAAACAAACCATCAGGATTTATATCCCTGAACAAATGAACATTACCCATCAGCGACTCAGCTGAACAATCCCAGATCATTAATCACAATGTCTCTGAGCAGTAAAACGATTGAACTGGAGCATTTTGACAAACGTGACAAAGTCCGTCGTGGACGCTCGCCTCGCACCAAGAGGGATGACTCCAGTAGTAGTGCTGGCGGTGGCGGCGGATCCGGCCCCAGCTCCCGGGGCAGTAGCCTGGTTCCTAGCCCTGCACACAGCGCCAACTGTAGCTATTATCGGACTCGAACCCTCCAGGCACTTACATCGGAGAAAAGGGCCAAAAAGGTCAGGTTCTACCGTAACGGAGATCGGTACTTTAAGGGTCTGGTGTATGCGGTTTCCAGTGACCGGTTCCGCTCATATGATGCGCTGTTGATGGAGCTGACACGTTCATTGGCTGATAACCTGCATCTGCCTCAAGGGGTGCGTGTGATCTACACCATCGATGGCAGCAAGAAGATCACGAGTATGGATGAGCTGGTGGAAGGTATGCCTCCAAACTCACAAGTCCTGATATCCGACAGCGGGTAAACTGAAGGAGTCACTGTAGAACCTGGTCACCATAACAGGACGTAGATCTCAAGTGTGACTTAAATGCTAGTGTTGTAGGATAAAATGCTAACTGTAGACTTCAGAATTACTTGTTGACTCGTTACTGTATCTGCGCAGAGCCTCCCGCAGGGATATCGGGACATTTAATGCGCCGCAATGTCACTCAAGTGTCGCGCTCTCCATCACTCGGTCAATCAACGGATCTGTCCTCCTTAAACCTGCTCACTGTCTCCGCCTTGTCTTTTAGctggcaaacacacacaaaaattatTTTGCAGAGCCCTCAGAGAGCGCATACCTCTTCAAAAACTGGAATACTGAGTTTGATTTAGCAACTCCAGGGTTTTGGAAAAGCTTAGGCCTGTACCGCGGACACATCTCTTGAATTTTGATGCAAATCAAAAAAGCAAATGGATTAggggcaggtgtggttgtcaggaagagagacagagaagTAAGCTGTTACTTTCTCCTTCTTTCACAGTGCTTATGTTCTAAAATTCAAATAAGACGGTTATACGTCCATACAACCCAGTGACAaagattttttagatgaatttagcTATGAAagatacagcccagtctcacgctattagatcatgatactgtcatgaaatgtagccaattttcattaattaattaatgctaaCCCTAAAAATAATCATGACCTCAAACCAAATGCCCAACATCGGGCACGTAAAACACCTCCATTCGTGATCTATtactttgtgataccatcatgaaaatctaCTACTATGTGAAGGTATCACAATCTAATAGATTAGCTCACtttacatgatggcatcacgaactGCCGTGAGATTGCTTTGGAaagaaaacaaaggagatggtcgAGTTTGGTACACAGTGAATGGGGCATGCGAGGGAGAGAGCGTTAATCATTATTTTCTGATTGCTTAACAATGATTTCACCAAATAACATGGTCACAATGCCACACAATGTTTGGAAAAAAATGTGTTCAACTATAACCAAAGCAGACAGCAAAGTAAATTGGTTCTTCGTCTTCATAAGTGCAATAATTCTATGAGTTTCATGAAGTTCAGCTGAAAAGCTTTTGAGCAAACCTGCTCCTGACTTCAAACAAGAGATTGTTTGGTCCGATTATTGCCTGAAGGCCTTCATCCAGAAGCCGTCCGGTGTCTGCGCAGCATCACTTATCATCAATATTGATGCCATCGGTTGCTGGCTAATGACTGTTAGTGCAGGAAATTGTGGAGACAGAGACAGCGTGCTAAGGGACAGACGCATCGCTCGTCAGCACTTCCTGCACTTAACACACGGCAATCGGAGCAAACGATCAGCGTCACGCCACGTGACCGAAGTGGAAAACTCATCAGCTACATTGATGCTTTTAAACCACCAAATGGAAAAGAATATTCATGCCTGCAGGAGATTCTTTGGATGCTTTTATTAGAAACTTGTTATTCGGATGGGTTTTAACTGGCGATCAGTGCTGGCACTATTAACACACATCACGGTGGAAATAAGAGAAGTACTGTAAGGTGTCTTTTGTCAGAAGCTGCTTGGTCTAAAATTGTTCTACTTGGTCAAGTTGCATAAATTTTGCTTAAAGCAAAGGTCATAACTTCCAGGTCTCAATGGTTAAATGGATTACTTCCACTAGTAattattttttgttaaatatgCGATTGTCAACCAAAGTCTCTTTAGACTTTTGCGTCTTTACATCTGGTGGGAATTGAGCTTATAACCGCAAGCAGCAGTGCCGCCTTGCTGAACCTGGTCCATGACAGACAGGAGGTCTGTCATATTTTTGTTTATCGAGTGGAGTATTTGTTGCCGTAATCCTGGATTAAAGAGCAAAGTGGGAGTCAGGAGGAGCAGAGACAAAGATACAACACAGGGGGGAGGAAAGGAGAAAGAGTGGTATCAACGTGGCCTGCAGGGGGAGCCATTCAGTGTGTTGCTCGAGGTCATGCTGGTCCGTGTGTCATTCCCTGGAAAACCAGTTCTACCACCTgacccacatacacacactcagccTGGTATTTGCTCAATCCCTTACAGGTTGACACCCATCGTGTGGAACGATGGATTCATGAGGTGAACCCGATGACCCGAGACCACAACTGTTTGGTGTAAAACATCCAGTTTTAACGCCTCCTGTTAACAGCAGAGGTCGAACGGTTCACAGTCAGATGTGATTGAACCCAACATCCTCTGTGCACTCACGTACATACACAATGTGGCAATTTCTAAGTGAGTCTATCATTAGCCAACTTTAAtgtagaaaaagagaaaaaaacctcCAAATTGATTTGTGAGCAATCAGATCCAAGGAGGATGTGAACTCTGGCTATTTTCtgcataaaaatggccgccatttccaaacgaACAAATGTACGCAAATAATATTGTGATGGAAACAATGTCAATGAGTAATACTGCGTCCTTGTTAAATTTAAAGAAAAGTTATCAGATGGTTTGCGTAAATATGGCtgccatttcaaaaacaaacaaacaaacaaaaaacaacaacaaaaaccccaaatctATAGCTATCATTttttgatgtgaaatatgtcaataacccatattacacccttgtcaaattagaaaaaagtgagacagtttttgagaaactgCTCAAAATGGCTTTCGGAATaaaaaaatggccgccatttccaaagGAACGAATCTACGAATATAATTTTTAGACAGGAACAATCGCAATGATGACCCATATTATGCCTTTGCCAAATCAGAAACAAAGTGAGACAGTTTTAGAGATATCGCAATAAACAGACGATGACTACGACGGACGCTGCGCCACAAATACACAATTCGGTCTTGTCTGCATTAAAATTTGTAAAAAGgaaatgagtgagggaagccaccaagacactcatgacaactctgaaggttttataagcttctgtggatgtgaccgGAGAGAATCAGCCCTCCTGAAACTCTTCCCTTCTTTCTGCTCAGGTGAATGTTACGTTTGCGCCTCCAATGAGCCTTACCGGAAGGTCGACTACACCAAGATCTCCATCCAGAGCTGGAAGCCTGGTGCCAGCACCGGGATCAGCACCGCTGGCTCAGGCTCGGGCTCGGGCTCAGGCTCAGGCCATTCCGCGGCATCGGCGGGAGTGTCTGTGAGTACAGCGCCCAGCTCCAAAGAACGTCCCGAAGGCCGAGAGGGCAGAGAGAGCAAAGACTTCATCAAGCCCAAGCTGGTGACGGTCATTCGCAGCGGTGTGAAGCCTCGCAAGGCGGTGAGGATCCTGCTGAACAAGAAGACGGCCCACTCCTTCGAACAAGTGCTGGCTGACATCACTGAGGCCATCAAGCTGGACTCGGGTGCGGTGAAGCGGCTGTACACGCTGGACGGGAAACAGGTGAGAAAAAACACGATGACTTTAGTGGTGCTACAGTGGTTACATCATCTTTTAATTACATTTCATTTAAAATCACGTTGCAGATACTTGTTTTCACGGAAAGCAGCGCTCGAAATTTACTGAAATGTGTTACCtgtattaaaaaacaaataatttcTATGTCGTTAtaacaataaattaatatatCTGTGAAAATTAAATATGTTTTCCTGTGACGAGAAGCAGAGTGAGTCTGTTTAAATCCTGGAAACACCTCAGTCAgctcagctttgatttatttattttattttattttttgcttgcaTCTGGTTTTTCTTTGATGGTGTCGAAGCGACTGCTCGCTGATCCTTCCTTACACTCTTTTTGTGTGGATTCAAACGCATCATGTGTTGACTGTCTGAGCTATTTTTAACCACACAAACTGTCCAATAAGCTCGGAAGTGTTCAAATTTACTCCGACGCTCcagaaatattaaaatcaaagcAATGCAACTATAGgctgctttcaaaataaaagcattcaCAAAATTCAACCTGTTAGTATGCACTTTTAACATAAGCTGTTgaaataaagataaaaaataaaagaagagCTAAGAAAAGTATGTTAGAAGGGTTGACAGGAGTTTTGtgaaaatcatttttttctgcaaacacaAAAGCATAAATTCCACAGCAGACGTCCAAAGCCAGCCCCTGGGATGAGAAAACACTTCTTACCCTTTGTGATGATGCATTTTGCTTTAAACCATAAATAATCCACAATTTAAATCCACTCCTACCAGCGTGTTGATGCTTAAtgaatgcttttattttgaaggcagTGCATCAGTCTTTTATTCTCTCAGATGCTCCATCTGCCTCACACCACTTCAGTCATTTCACATCCAGTCTGAATGGAACAAGGCCGCCTTGTGTGTGCGTGAACATGTAATTAAATGCGTGTTGCGGGGACACAAATCAGGTCTTGCACGCGACATGCGCCCTTTACAGAGACAAAAGGTCAATCGCTGCAACCCCATGTTACATTAGTGCAGTTAAAACTGTGGTTCTGgtcctctgggttttttttttttttccagtttgtgccACCACTTCGAAAAGCAGAGCCGGGATCCCGTCCACACAGGTTACCATGGCACCCGCTCATGCATTAACAACCACCGACTCCGTAGAAACACAGTGTGCAGCAGACAAGGGGTTTAAGAAGAAACACCGGGTTTAGAGATAAACGCCAACATCAAGGACAAAAGGAGGATAGGAAAGGGGAGGGTGATGGGTGAGGAAGgagaggggaggaggaggagacgtctGGTTAGTGAAACACCGCATTCAAAATACAGTTTATAACAATAGCTGAAAGTATTACAAACTAAAacgtgcattttttattttaattttatattttctttttatGATTCAAAGGTTTGGGGGAGAAGCCAAATTGAGAATCAGAGTTAGAATTAatcatatagatatatatatatatatatatatatatatatatatatatatatattaaaaaaaacacccagatgcatgaaaatgtacattttggtctgTGGTCAATCATATTAATTCACTGTAACTGAAAACCTCAGCTACGTTGTCATAACTGACATACacatattttgtttgtgtgtagttGACGTGTCTGCAGGATTTCTTCACCGATGATGACGTGTTCTTGGCGTGTGGCCCGGAGAAGTTCCGCTATGCCCAGGATGACTTTGTGCTGACACATAGCGGCAAATCGCAAGCCTTCGTCAACGGTGAGGGGTACATGCAGGCTAGCTGAGTAACCTTGATTTTTCAtcaatctgaattttttttttgtttacaataATAACTTCAGAATGCAGAGCAAAGGTGTCTCGATCCACCGCCCCTCAGAAGACAACAATTCCCAAGACTCCTAGTAGCTCTGCCTTGCCCTCCTCTAAGACGCCTCCAAAACCACCACCCAGAACAAAATCACCTGGACCAGGTAAGACATTGATCTATAAACCAGATAAATAATTAATAAGATAAATCCGTTCCTGGCTAAAGCTGTCAAACCTTCTCTCTACTCTACATTTCCTCTAAAGTCCTTAATATTTTACATTCTAGGGTGATAACTACCTGCCACGCCCTTCTCAAGGGCATTTCTAAAGAATTTACCAGCCCAAGAAGTTAAATGTATTTCCCTTCAGTTACAGAATCATCTCTGTTTCTTCTAAAGTCAAATTTTGGTGTTAATAATTACAATTTAGACATTTTGAGGATTCGTTGAGTCAGTAATGGGTTGGATGTTCTAGCTTTGGCCAAAAAGTTCAGAGACCACAGCACAATCGTCCATGACGGAATTTGGTCACAAATGGTCCTTGAAATTTTCACTGTGACCAATCACATGGCTGCTTTATCTTTCCTACAGCCAATGAGGCCTCTGGACCGCAGTCACCAGGGAAAGCATCGAGGTCTAGCCCCTCCCCAACCAGTCCTGGAACAAGACGCAGCCTCAAGgtcagattgattgattgattatgtaatTAATTGATTTGAGTTTTTCCACATATTGTCAAGAATCACAAATGAATAAAACTACTGGAGTTGTAACAAGAAATAGCCCGGAGTacccaaaaataataaaaattagaatataaatgaaaataatgagttaattaaaaaaataaatcaaaatgtaACAATCACTTATGGtttcaaaaaccaaacaaacaaacaaacaaaaacatgatttCTAGCCTGTTtcatgtagaatttttttttctttttcataagATACAAAACATTCTTTAATATTTTTCCCTACAGGTGTCTCCTCATCGAGCCTCATCCACAGACATGAACGGGGAGGCGGAGCCACCCGATGACACCACTGTTGAAGGTGTGTTAgtgtcagtcaatcaatcaatcaatcaaaaaaaaaaaacaaacaaaaaaaaaacactattcaTCAACCACTTCACTAATTATTTAAACCAAGATGTCATTTTTAAGTCGTTTTAAACTGCTTAAATTAGATAATAGCTGTTTTTAAATTGATATTTGTACAGTAATATCAAAAAAAGACaacagttgaaccaacttaattgaatGGTTTCAATTGTTAACactcaaattaattatttttttaaataaattagtaaattagagttgatctaacttactaacttaattTTAAATAacgtaattcattcaggtgtaacCAATTGAAACAttattaagttggttcttttttcagtggacTTAAACCAAACAATTTTACAACATAGATTGAGTGCTTTAAATTGCTTTTAAAttaaaaggtaaatggactgcatttttaaagcgcttttccatctgcatcagatgctcaaagcgctttacagtaatgcctcacattcacccggatGTCAGTTTAATGTTTTAAACTGCTTTAAAACAGGGATTTGAACAGAATAAACTAAAACGTGCCTTTAAGCTTCTTTGAGAGATTTACAAACCAGCTTAAACAAAATTATTTATTGTCTTATTTTTACTGTTCTACACCGAGGACAGATGGGCTTAAACTGCTTTCAGTTGAGTTTGAATTGGACAAAGAAAGCTAAATGTCAGCAAATGTTTGTGTTTGAAAATCTGAAACCATTTTACTGACGAACTCTTCTTCTCCGACAGTAAACGGTAATCGCTGCATTTCTTCATCCACCATAAATGAGAAGTACAAAATTGGCAAAGTCATAGGAGACGGGAACTTTGCTGTGGTGAAAGAATGCGTGGAGAGGTAAAAAAGTAATAAATCTAAGTTTATTCCACTTAACAATAAAGCAATATTtggacataattttaaaaaatgtcacaTATCAATTTATTGAATTATATATCATTTTTTAAAGCTAAAAAagatttttagttatttttttaaaactttaaatATCATTTCAGTCAAGCTGTTGATGTCTATCTtgaaagtattattattattattatgtatttagTGATTATTTTCATTGACAGGTCGACGGGTCAAGAGTTTGCTCTGAAGATAATTGACAAAGCTCGATGTTGTGGGAAGGTAAACTGACAGCACTGATAGATTTTCCGATCAGTATTACTTAAAGGGTGCTTTAAAACGGTTAAATGCACAAAGCAGAAACAAAAAACCATCTGCTGGTTGCAGAGTATTTGATGCACGCTGCACCTGACAGTGGATTACTACAACCGTATTATCAATAAGCAAATTAAATCATGCATTTAATGCCACAACCTCCAGCCAGTTAGAAACATCAAGTAAAAGATGTTGAGAGTCAAGacggctccttcccaagtgcaggaccaacagactgaaacactcctttgtccctcaggccatc from Thalassophryne amazonica chromosome 23, fThaAma1.1, whole genome shotgun sequence harbors:
- the LOC117505376 gene encoding serine/threonine-protein kinase DCLK2-like, translating into MSLSSKTIELEHFDKRDKVRRGRSPRTKRDDSSSSAGGGGGSGPSSRGSSLVPSPAHSANCSYYRTRTLQALTSEKRAKKVRFYRNGDRYFKGLVYAVSSDRFRSYDALLMELTRSLADNLHLPQGVRVIYTIDGSKKITSMDELVEGECYVCASNEPYRKVDYTKISIQSWKPGASTGISTAGSGSGSGSGSGHSAASAGVSVSTAPSSKERPEGREGRESKDFIKPKLVTVIRSGVKPRKAVRILLNKKTAHSFEQVLADITEAIKLDSGAVKRLYTLDGKQLTCLQDFFTDDDVFLACGPEKFRYAQDDFVLTHSGKSQAFVNECRAKVSRSTAPQKTTIPKTPSSSALPSSKTPPKPPPRTKSPGPANEASGPQSPGKASRSSPSPTSPGTRRSLKVSPHRASSTDMNGEAEPPDDTTVEVNGNRCISSSTINEKYKIGKVIGDGNFAVVKECVERSTGQEFALKIIDKARCCGKEHLIENEVAVLRRVRHPSIIQLIEVDETPTQLFLVMELVKGGDLFDAITSSTKCSERDASAMVYNLAGAIKYLHRMNIVHRDIKPENLLVCEYPDGTKSLKLGDFGLATVVEGPLYTVCGTPTYVAPEIIAETGYGLKVDIWAAGVIAYILLCGFPPFRSENNVQEELFDQILRGKLEFPSPDWDNISLPAKMLISQMLQVNVDARFTAEEVLSHPWVTDETPIDSNTVSSTEDQHSEDTLEPDQETPLLETKQVPSPLV